Genomic segment of Hydractinia symbiolongicarpus strain clone_291-10 chromosome 5, HSymV2.1, whole genome shotgun sequence:
GATTTGCTCGAATGCAAGTAAATATTTGTACacctttttttactattttaaaacaaggaaaaaaatcGGCATGATTTCTGGGTGTTATAATACTTTGGGTAGATAAAAACATGACCCTTTATTTATTCAGATAAACTTAACCTGCATTTTATACTTAAAATATATCAATTCATCCCGATACATCTTTTGGATAGTATCTTTAACGTTTCACGTGAACATGTTCTTAAAACGTttgcaataaatttaaaaaattgtgcatTCAAGTGGAACCATTGGGTCAATAGGCGCAGTAGTAAACAAGCTGAGCATGAGTTCTGTTCGAACGAAAAAAAGTACGAAGAAAGTGAGCAAAAactgtgattttttgtttgatttattATAATTGTATTGTGGAATATATTAATAGAATATGCATGGATAACAAGTCAGTGACGATATAATGGACTTTTAGCTACTGAGAAGAGATAATCTAGTAATAAAATGTTTCCTACTTTACTTACAGGATATATTATTTTTGCTTGAGGTAAGTCTAATTACAAGTATGCAGAATTAATCATTGTAGCCTCTTTAAGGATTTTGTTGCTAAACTTTTCCGATTACATTTTAAATTTCCAATATATCGTGTATCGTGATGATTCGCATTTTGATAAACCTTTTACACATTCGAACTGATGCATGCATAGCGATGCAATGGTAAAGATATATTCAAAGAGAACTACTTGTTTTCGTTCGAAAACAAATTGATGTCAGATTGGATTAGGAAGTCTAACTTTCTTAAGAAAGCAGGATCTAATTAACATCAAAAACAACAGCACAGTAAGAAGACTTAACAGTGCATTTAGTCCAATGCACTGCTTAACTACAATATCATTTGCATTTCAATATACAGTTCCAAGCTTTTGCCATACAGAAAGAAGTTTGAATTAACAAAAATGCAAATGTGTTATTGAAATCTTCATGAAACTAAATGTTTGATTTCTCCTTTGCATAAAATTCATtgggaaaatatatattttcttgcatATAAGAAACTCAGCAACATTTTTCAGACAAGACATTATTGATTAGTATGTCCATGTCTTCGATTATAGAATGTGGAAGCGTTTGCTTGGTTTCACGATCTGCTTGCTATGTTTTGGTGTTGTCTATACAGACAGTAAGtttaatgtttctatttttgcaTTCAACTTTTACTCCGTTTACACAGCAGTCACGGGGCTATTAGTAAAAATGAATACCGCATATCTGAAAGACAAGCTTTTATTGTATTTAACTGCTTGTTTTTTGCACACTAGCTAACTTGAAGAGTTTAAGACAAGCTATACCAGTTGCTGTAGTACAAGGAGGTGCTTTAGCTGGATCGggcaaaaaagatataaaaaatgaaacaactcTTATATGTAATTCTACGTATCAAAACTGCGCTGATTCGCTTATACGACAAGCTAAATTTgatagaaagttaaaaaaagtaaactcacCATTTAATGTCACAGAGTCTGCATATAACTCTTCGGTTGCTGGAGCATTGGACAACAACAAAGCAACAGTATTACACAATAAAACCATACATATCATTCGCGACATGTCAGATTTGAAGCCAAACACTGCTAATGTCGTCAAACCTCTAAATAAGACTATGCCTTCTATTAAAACTATAAACGTATCAGCTCCTACAGGAAACAACATGACAACTAAGGAGATAGAAAATTCCTTTTTGAAAGAGCCTGCATTTAACAGGATAAACAATTCCTTTAATAACCTTACCATTGAAGCAATGGTAACTAACAAAACCAATTATGTTCCTACATTGTCTATACCAGTTAGCAATAATACTAAAAACAAGATATTTAATCAGACTGGATCTTTTGTACTGTCAAACTTCGTTAGCAATAATACTGGAAATAAAGCACTTTTTAATGCAACTGATTCTTCTTCACAAACAATGCCAGTTAGCAATAATACTGAATATAAAACTTTTCCCCATCAATTTGAATCACAGTTTAACAGAAACCTAACGAACGATATAATATTAACCAATAACACTGACAACAATGGCTTTAATATCACTATGCCATCGTTATCCAAACAGAACGTCATCTTACCGACCTTTAATTTATACGCTACATTTTATAATTCAACTCGATTAACCAGTCCAACAAACAATACTACAAGTAAAGAGGTACTTAATAATAGAGAAAATAACTCTCAGATGACCGTCTTGACGAACAATGCTTCTTTGGACGGACTACTTaacaacaaagaaaatattACACAACTGACTAACCAATCAGGACTTGATTTTACTGATAAGAACTTGGTTAAACAAGAACAACTGAATACCAGTAAACGAGCACAGTTGATGTTACCATCTCACGCGACAAACATATATCTACTTTGGTTAGCTGACAAGATCCATACTATGCGAAAAGAAGGTAGGTTCTTGTAGCGATGATTAAATGGCTTATTAGTCTTAATTTTACACCTGATTTTACCGCACTGTCGCCGATGAGTTTAAAGCCTTCATCATCTATTTACATAAGTTTTTGTCCAATTCAACTGTATACCATACAGATGGCTAAAGCTGCTTCCTATTGAGACGTTGTCTCATCACCCATCTGTTCAATTTATAAAATATGGCAGTgttttctgaatttttattgGTTGTTGTAAGTTGTTCATCTGCAAAcacctaaaaattgatttatgtTAATTCTCAAAGCTGTCAAAATGCGGAtgttgcaaataaaaaaattcgatTTCACTTGCCCATATCCAAAATCTCGGCAGCTCCAGCCTTAATAGAAAGCTAACTTAACTTTGAAAGACACAAATATTTGATGTTAACATTATTGACTCTAATAACAGCATGGCTTGTGGAAAAAAAACTAAGGTTTTTTGCAAACATGCAAAAGAATTAAAGTATTAATTTAGCAAATGTGACATGGAACCGTggctattttttaagaaaaacaacaaatctgATTTGCTTCATAGAAACAGGCACACGTCGACAGTCAAAATTTTGATACAAACAAAGAAAAGTTGTAGTTAGCGTAACACTATACCATGCTTGTTTTTACCTAGACAAAGCGGAAAGCAAGGACGACCATGGAATATTAGTGGGTCCATTAGATGATTTACCCGATCACCCTAATGGAAATGGACCACAAGATAGAAAAACGAAAGATTTGGAGGGATCATACAACACTGATCCAGTAGGTAAGGATATTCATCTTTTAGAAGAGCTTGATGTAACACGTTAGCTTGTTCGCTCTCTTCACACCTACTTGGGAGTGTCATCTTTCCCTTACATTTAAAGAAATGGGAATACAAAACAGAGTCTTCAGTTATTGATACACGAATCGATTTGTTCCTTCCGATACTACAACTCGACTGGTGCATCACATTAAAGTCGCCGCTTTTTTCCTGCTTTCGACTAgttgtttttaacaaatttttttcaatatgtcAGAATTTCAGCAACGGCTTGCTTTCTTCCAGTTAATAGATATGCTTTATTTCAATGCAGCAAATTCTAAATCAATGTTAGAGTGTAGTAGTTTTGAAACcttttcaaaacttttatgaaaaagaaaaacaaacatggcaaaaaaaaacatgacaaaaaatggtggaaaaaaattaaagtagtTTATTTTTACCAACTcgaatttttttggttttaccaCACAtagattcttttaaattttccgctctgttttctttcttcttttaaaccttaaaatggtaaccgcagccATTATTACTTCATATCCGCTGTCTGAACATTTCGTTGCTTTGTGCATCGCCTATTCAACAAGTAACTTTTGTATGTACGCAATGTCAGCCCGACTATTTGAAAGCAACTAATCAATTCGTGTATCATTAGCTTCAAGCATGTGATGGTGCTTGTTTTAGCAAAAAAGGTTAATGTATGACTTTATATCACACTACCTTAGGAAAGAAAGGATCGAAACATAAAAAGAAGCGACCGAAACGGGCTACTTATAATTTTGATATCATTGGCACACCTCATGATCACACATACAACTATTTAAGCTCTCACCCTGACACCTACGATGATGAAGTTCAAAAGCCCTTTGATTTTGCCCAACATCAACCACTCATTACAAAGTTATATGACTTGACACGCAATCCGAAGCAAGTAATAGCCCAACATAGTGACACATGGGACAAAAATGTACCGCGTTATGACCTTTCTCAACAATACTATACAGGCGctattgatgattatgacaaGATGCTGAAGCAAGAAATAAGCAATTTAGATCGAAACACAATCCCCAAAGTGGGGACAACATATCCAAATGATGGTATTGACACTCCACATGTACCAATAGGCACGCCCTCTATGGCGGGAGTCTATCATGATAACTCTTTGCAGAATATACTGGAACAACATCTAAGTGAGAGTGCACCTACCAACACTCAGCCCAATATCGAGCCTTTCCTTGACGTTATTAAAAAGGCAAATGAAAAAAACGTCGAAGGGACCTTTCCTTATTCAACTGAATTTAGTCCAGAAAATTTAGATACCAGGGGCGCAATACCTACGTCTGGTTTTGCAGAAATGGAACGCAAAGATAGAGATAAACaaattcaaagtttgttaaataCGTACGATCTACAAACAAAGCAAATTGCaaatttgtacaaaaaaatCATTAGTCATATGACTCCCCAAAACAATGTAGAAGCTAGATCTCTTGGACCTCAACATGAAAGATTCCCTGATAACCAATACCAAGAAGAACAAACTTACCATGAGAATCTACCTGACCAAGAAGCTGAGTTTAGAAGTGCTATGCCCTACCCTGAGAAGGAGAGTGAAGCGTATCCAGAAAAATTGTCAGAAATATCTGAACACGCTGAGCAGGAAAGATATCATAATTATATACCGGATACAGATGGTCATGCCATTGAGGGTGTCCCTTATCCATATCCAGAGCAACTAAGAGATCCGGATAGTGATTTTCAGAGAAGAAACAATGAGTATCACAACTTTCATGATGAAAATCCATATTATAGAAATTTTCATCGGGATATGCAACAACGAGATGGATATGATAAACCATTTGGTGAAGAGAAGGAGATATACAGACAGGAGGAGGAAGATGATGTGCTCAAACGACGAAATCTATTTCCACCAACATATGAAGAAAACTTTCAGGATGAAATTATGCCACGGGATCAAGTCCCGAATAATGGGATCATGCGTAATAATATAGTaaaggaatttttaaaaatgtatgcaCATCAAAACCGAATTCCACCTGAAGACAATGTTCGTAATAACATTGAAACCACACCTTATCAAAACGCTATGTTTCCTAATGTAAATTTACCTGTAAACAGAATGAATAGCTTCCAAAATAGTGATGGATACGTGCCAATTCGCCCAGCTTCG
This window contains:
- the LOC130645594 gene encoding uncharacterized protein LOC130645594; translated protein: MSDLKPNTANVVKPLNKTMPSIKTINVSAPTGNNMTTKEIENSFLKEPAFNRINNSFNNLTIEAMVTNKTNYVPTLSIPVSNNTKNKIFNQTGSFVLSNFVSNNTGNKALFNATDSSSQTMPVSNNTEYKTFPHQFESQFNRNLTNDIILTNNTDNNGFNITMPSLSKQNVILPTFNLYATFYNSTRLTSPTNNTTSKEVLNNRENNSQMTVLTNNASLDGLLNNKENITQLTNQSGLDFTDKNLVKQEQLNTSKRAQLMLPSHATNIYLLWLADKIHTMRKEDKAESKDDHGILVGPLDDLPDHPNGNGPQDRKTKDLEGSYNTDPVGKKGSKHKKKRPKRATYNFDIIGTPHDHTYNYLSSHPDTYDDEVQKPFDFAQHQPLITKLYDLTRNPKQVIAQHSDTWDKNVPRYDLSQQYYTGAIDDYDKMLKQEISNLDRNTIPKVGTTYPNDGIDTPHVPIGTPSMAGVYHDNSLQNILEQHLSESAPTNTQPNIEPFLDVIKKANEKNVEGTFPYSTEFSPENLDTRGAIPTSGFAEMERKDRDKQIQSLLNTYDLQTKQIANLYKKIISHMTPQNNVEARSLGPQHERFPDNQYQEEQTYHENLPDQEAEFRSAMPYPEKESEAYPEKLSEISEHAEQERYHNYIPDTDGHAIEGVPYPYPEQLRDPDSDFQRRNNEYHNFHDENPYYRNFHRDMQQRDGYDKPFGEEKEIYRQEEEDDVLKRRNLFPPTYEENFQDEIMPRDQVPNNGIMRNNIVKEFLKMYAHQNRIPPEDNVRNNIETTPYQNAMFPNVNLPVNRMNSFQNSDGYVPIRPASAFFPPRTNGNPIQGITVPRSRTAPLFNQFAPQQIQSAIQGGSMVNMGQQPIPSPQQAAVMTNMGTPATMSFNQMGQDQVRNNIAGQQGIVMLMVTTPTNTDNENSDENRNGRKEIVKHKELTHDGIKRTSSNVTDDERDFSINLKKAANFVLNNAVKEGNISLIQRAEIERKLNRLLDQRYKNKTRGEIRAQTRAEIPRAWNGTCMDTRHDCAQFKAGGVCPFMRTFMKGTCTKTCNDCPEDNLKGVTAAKLYDYILKKGASIKFSTAADFLANIKGVAKSHTPTVTVQRKIDLKTPKIPVDPVMYLSFDNVTADGVVNDNSGNNNKALLEKGAAMSPRILGTCGKAIELNEGSVSWSGDTFKRKPDSAISIAMWVKVKKSGVINWFANGKKGDKTFYAKSKGTAVPAKVWTHVAGTFDSNTGLARIYINGDLEEELQQRKGAKLAKNWLVNGIGSTFGDDSLHYVDEVMIYDRALTNSEVRMLFNRCMFNRMVLHFGFQKGNKTNINDQSGLENNGILIGGATQKSNCDRCGACLDLTEGPDPTMRIQQVSEKNLPKIKLSITAWISLNSTRGVHNIFTTESSEGNIGYRLQVVNGRIRWAIGTDTVPVLFDNMTTSVVIPEALWTHIIVSYNNENGLIKIYANGLLKFKDNVPEYKREYLPTNWDNDASIGDATLKGYIDEFIMYNWELDDSEALYVRNYCADHPKLVRFTVRVPLTKKTIVPRAQQTALRQNWWDVYTKFARQKMLRAKKGTTEKATKNVALTPSNSFTLLKRKRRSSEV